The genomic region TCGAAATCACCTTCAATGCGCAACGGACGCACCGGATAACGCAATTGCCCGGTCACGGTTTCCGACAGGCTGCCGTATACACCGTCATTGATGAACAGCGTATCTTCCTTGCGCAGGTGAACCTGCGTGATCAGGGAAATACCGCTCGACACCAGCGCCCTGCCCGGTTCGCACATATAGGTCGTGGCGGGCATATCAAGCCAGCGGATACAATCCTTGATCTCGTCCATGAACTCTTCAAGGCTGGCCCCGCGTTGGTTCATATACTGGCCGGGGAACCCGCCACCAACGTCGATATGCTTGACCTTCACACCGGAAAAATCAACGACCTGACGGATAAGCTCGACCGCGATCCGATACCCGGTCGGTGTCGTGCATTGCGACCCGACATGGAAACACAGGCCCGCATGGTAACCGTATTCATCAACCTTCTTCAGAAGTTCGGCCGCCACCATCGGGCGCGCACCAAACTTGGCTGACAGGTTATAGGTCGCACCGGCAGGCGGCGTTGCAAGACGCACATGGATCACCAGGTTCGTGTCGCCCTCGGTTTCCTCGCGGATTTTCTCAAGCTCTTCGGCGGTATCAATCACATAGTGATCAATCCCGAATACCCGATAGGCATTGCGGATGGCATCGCGGCTTTTGACCGGATGCATGAAATAGGCCTTCATCCCCGGGAATTGCCGCCGCACGATCGAGATTTCCTCAGGCGAAGCGGTGTCAAAATGACGCACCCCGCCTTCGTGAAGATATCGCATGACCTCCGGATGCGGATTGCATTTCACCGCATAAAGGACGTCTCCCGGGAACATTTCGACAAAGCGCTGCGCTGTTTCTCGAAGAATATTGGGTCTAAGGCAATACACCGGATAGGAAGGCTTGAGTTCCTTAACAACATCGAACGTCGTATCGAAATGACGTGGCACAATATACTCCATCGTTTAGCAATATCAGGCGCCCAGACACGTACCGCCGCCGGGCTGGCCTTTTCGCGCGTTAAGCCTAACAGCCCTTTTGCACCCTGTCATGCACCTTGCAGGCATCGCGGTTTGATCAGGACACGAATTGCGCTTGATATTGCACCCTCCTGTCGATAATTTGGTAAAACAATACCGAATAACCAATATCGTGCGCCCCACACGGTTTACCGCGGATGCACGCCAACCCACAGGGAGCCTGAAATGCCCATCGATCCGATCCTTGATCCGTCCGTTCTGGCCAAGGAGCTATCCGGTTATCATCTGATCAACGGTAAACTTGTCGCCCCGAAAAACGGCAAGACCTTTGATGTTCTTAATCCTGCCACGGGCAAGGTCATCGGTCAGGCAGCCGACGGTGACGCCGACGACGTCGCGATTGCAGTCGCAGCCGCCAAGGCCGCCCAGAAAGATTGGGCCGAACGCCCGGCGCGTGAACGCGGTAAGCTGTTGGCGGAATGTGGTCGTATCCTGATGTCCCATTCCGAGGAGTTGGGCCGTCTGGTCGCCCTTGAATCGGGCAAGGCGCTGCGCACCGAAAGCCGGGTTGAGGCATCGGTTCTGGCCGACATGTTTGTCTTTTTCGGCGGGCTGGCGTCCGAGCTTAAAGGTGAAACGGTTCCGTTCAATCCCAACATGATGACCCTGACCACCCGCGAGGCCGTTGGTGTTGTCGGTGCGATCATTCCTTGGAACGTGCCAATGATGCTGATGGCGATCAAGGTTGCCCCGGCACTGGTTGCCGGCAACGCTGTCGTCGTCAAATCCGCCGAAGACACCCCACTTGCGGTTCTGCGCGTGTGTCAGATCATGCAGGAAGTTCTCCCGGCTGGCGTCTTTAACATCCTGTCGGGCTTTGGCCCGTCTTGTGGCGGCCCGCTGGTCGAACACAAGGATATCAAAAAGGTTTCCTTCACCGGATCGGTTGAAACCGGCCGCACGGTGTATCGCGCCGCTGCCGAAAAACTCATTCCGGTCACCCTTGAACTGGGCGGCAAATCCCCGATGATCGTCATGGATGATGCCGACCTTGATAAGGCGATTGCCGGTGCGATTGGCGGCATGCGCTTCACCCGTCAGGGTCAAAGCTGTACAGCGGCTTCGCGCATGCTGGTGCATGAAAGCCTGCATGACGAATTCGTCAAACGCCTGATTGATAAGGTCAACACCCTTAAAATGGGTGATCCGCTGGATGAAGAAACCGATATCGGCACGATCATCAACCGCAAACAGTTCGACAAGGTCTGTGGCTATATCGAAGTTGGTGAAAACGAAGGCGCAACCAAGAACGAACTCAGCGCCCTTCCCACCGACGGCGCCCTTTCCGATGGCCTGTTTGTCCGTCCGGTGATCTTCACCAACGTTGATCCGAATGCCCGGATCGCACGCGAGGAAATCTTTGGCCCTGTTGCCTGCGTGTTCAAGTTCAAAACCTTTGAAGAGGCCCTTGAACTTGCCAATGACAGCGACTTTGGTCTGGCTGCGACCGTCTGGACCACGGATCTTAAAACCGCACTTGTCGCCACCAAGCGCCTCGAAGCCGGCTTCGTTCAGGTCAACCAGAACCTTGTTGTCCAGCCAAACCTGTCCTATGGCGGCATCAAGCTTTCCGGTCTTGGCAAGGAAGCATCGCTTGAAAGCATGCTCGAACACTTCACCTACAAGAAGACCATTATCCTGAACATGGAATAACCTGTCTGTCGCTTGACACGATTGACCACACGAAACCGGGTTGCACGTGACGCAACCCGGTTTTTCCGTTCCGGCGCTTGACCTTGCGCGCACAATCCGCAAAGGTGCCTTTCTCAAACACATCGAAACCCGGAAAGTACATGGCTATGTCTGCAGCTACTGACATCCTCGCATCACACTCTTGCCCGCCTCTTCGTGCCGGTGTGATCGCCATGATTATGGGTATTTCCGACCTGCGAATGTGATCCCTGTCATCTGCGGATGACAGGATCGGTTTAATACCGCTATTCACGCCATAAAATATTACTATAGCCATCGCATCAGATTGCGGATGGCCGCAGGAGTACGGAAATCATGACTGTTTCCTATCACGATATTGTTCGCGCCTCGGGCCTGCTCGAAGGCATTGTTGCGAAAACGCCACTGGTGAAATCCCTAACG from Thalassospira indica harbors:
- a CDS encoding type III PLP-dependent enzyme — protein: MPRHFDTTFDVVKELKPSYPVYCLRPNILRETAQRFVEMFPGDVLYAVKCNPHPEVMRYLHEGGVRHFDTASPEEISIVRRQFPGMKAYFMHPVKSRDAIRNAYRVFGIDHYVIDTAEELEKIREETEGDTNLVIHVRLATPPAGATYNLSAKFGARPMVAAELLKKVDEYGYHAGLCFHVGSQCTTPTGYRIAVELIRQVVDFSGVKVKHIDVGGGFPGQYMNQRGASLEEFMDEIKDCIRWLDMPATTYMCEPGRALVSSGISLITQVHLRKEDTLFINDGVYGSLSETVTGQLRYPVRPLRIEGDFDLEETLEFTIYGPTCDNMDVLPATVTLPADIREGDWIEFGHIGAYSNALATHFNGFHPEVQVTVSEAFPYIDGEFPSVALD
- a CDS encoding aldehyde dehydrogenase family protein, whose amino-acid sequence is MPIDPILDPSVLAKELSGYHLINGKLVAPKNGKTFDVLNPATGKVIGQAADGDADDVAIAVAAAKAAQKDWAERPARERGKLLAECGRILMSHSEELGRLVALESGKALRTESRVEASVLADMFVFFGGLASELKGETVPFNPNMMTLTTREAVGVVGAIIPWNVPMMLMAIKVAPALVAGNAVVVKSAEDTPLAVLRVCQIMQEVLPAGVFNILSGFGPSCGGPLVEHKDIKKVSFTGSVETGRTVYRAAAEKLIPVTLELGGKSPMIVMDDADLDKAIAGAIGGMRFTRQGQSCTAASRMLVHESLHDEFVKRLIDKVNTLKMGDPLDEETDIGTIINRKQFDKVCGYIEVGENEGATKNELSALPTDGALSDGLFVRPVIFTNVDPNARIAREEIFGPVACVFKFKTFEEALELANDSDFGLAATVWTTDLKTALVATKRLEAGFVQVNQNLVVQPNLSYGGIKLSGLGKEASLESMLEHFTYKKTIILNME